A window of Phaseolus vulgaris cultivar G19833 chromosome 4, P. vulgaris v2.0, whole genome shotgun sequence genomic DNA:
ATATGCTATTCACAGTCATGTTTTGTGTGAGATAAGCAGCACCAACTATGCCAAATCTCTTGGCCACATCCAGTGCCCATGAGAAGAACGAATCATAGACAACACAATCAACATGCTCATCTTTTGATCTACCAAGTTTCTCAAGAAGCTCACCAAAGGTGAGTGGCCCAACTTCACAAAATTTTTCTGCGTAGGCCTTGAGGCTCACTGCACCTGCCAACCCAACTTCATCAAACCCATCAGAAATGGTTTCAAGGGCAATGGAAGGAGGCACTTTCTGCATAATCTTGGCGTGGAAAATGGTTGTGACGAACGTTACTCTCACCCCTTGATGCACCAACAGCTTGGAGAACTGGAGCAAGGGGTTTATATGACCATGAGCAGGGAAAGCTAACACCAAGCAATGTGCTGTTCTTGTTGCTGTGCTTTTCTTCTCCATTTTTCTCTCTGTGATGTGTGTGGAGATGAGAGGAGCTGGTTTATACAAGATAGATAAGATTCAAAGATGTCTGACCAGGGTTTCGTACCAGCCAATATTTGGTAAGGtactttgtttattttaattcactttcaCAAGATTCCAAGTTAACACGTGATATTATAATAATCTTCCCAACtgattagtttatatatatatttgggatatgagaaatttattttatgaacaattttcagaaaataaaatacataaactTTATAATCAGCTttaagaatagaaaaaaaaaagttaatttatctTTATGTGTCAAGATGAGGTTATAATgaactaatttataattgttatttaattataaatagtaGTCTTATTAGTTACTTGATTTATTGATTTAAGGATGTGACTCTTATAAATGGTTGTCTTCTTtaaattaagttaattttaaaaatatcattatctttattataaaaacatattaaataatGGGTTATTGTTTTAAACTTTTGTAGTGATAAATTGATTTGAATAACCTTTAATATATTCATTATTATATCTATTAATGTACATTAAATCCATCAAATTCACTCAATTTTTCCCTCTAACAAATTGTTCAAGGAATATGATAAACCAAGTAAGAAGATTTTTTTGCTAACCAACTTGGAGAATATTTCACCTTCAAGTTTTCATTTAATGATATAACACtacaaaaatcattaaataaaaactaattttagagacaaaaaaataattattttttatgttgactaaattatatactattttagagattaaaataattattggtatctaaattagtttctattattgataaatagtttataaattgatatctaattagctatcaagattttaactatcaaGTTCAAAATCTAAATACTTAtcaaaaatagaaactaatttagataccaataattattttagtctctcaaataatatctaatttagtcaatataacaactaattatttttgtctctaaaattggtttctatttaatgattttctagtagtgtaATATCATTAAATGAAACAAGTGTAATATTGACATAATATTCGTATTTCTTTATGTTAACACATTCAATTGACAAAAATACTTCTcatgtttgattttttaatttttatacattgtttttagattaatttattaaattcaacttgaacttggtgGTCCATTTCAAATTATCATTTGCAGCTATTATAACCTTCAGATTCAAAGATTCAATGATTACACTCACAGTGATTGGATGATTAAAAATGCACAATTTTGGATATTTGTGAATGGATGGATATGTGATATTTGAATGTGGATGACATCTAGAAATGCATGGATTATGTAGGTTATTATGGATGTGAGAATGAGATTCTAAATAGGACTATGATCTTTTTTTCTTCTACTATGCATGGCTTAGCGAAGACCAATCCCTCACCAAACCTTCCTTCGTTCACAAGTTAGGGTTTAGCCCTCTCTAGGTTGTAGTTAGATAGGGCTTAGCCTCTGCTtgcttgttttatttttctttagctAGGACTTAGCATTCGCATGCTCAAACTAAGTTACCCTTTAGCAAGGGCCTAACCCTCTCTAGATAGGGTTTGAACCTCACTAACTTAGGAGGAAGCTTCACTAATACTATTTACCTACAAATTTTTGTTCGCTTTTAGCTTCAAGATGTAAAGTCTAAGCTTATTCTAGTAACGAGGGTCACGCCTTCTCTATTAGCTTCCAACTAGAGAAGGTTGAGCCTACACAATGGCTACAATCCTACGCATGTAAATTAACTTCCGATCTTTTATCTTCCACTAGAGAGTCCAAACTATGCACAAGTTAATGCTAAAGTAGATTTAGTATCCGTGTTTGAgcatttaaatttgtattttgtggACGTTATTGGCACAATTTCttgtaactgtttttttttttttttacttttagggtttaggatttatacCCATTTATACATTTTACTCCATCAATTTTATATATCAACTTAGATAATACAACATGTTCTATATATACACAATGCGAAAATTCACCACTggtaattttcaaatttactGATAAACTAAAATAACTATACAAGAGGGAATATAACTGATAAAAGGCATATAGTATTAATTATGATCAAATGTTCGTATGAAAATACAACATGAATTATCTGTCTTGGCATGAAGTACATTTGATGTAGGACATGAAGCTTATGAATGTACTGAATTATTAACCAACCTGTTACATGGAAATACAAAACAGCAACTATGCTGATCACAAAGCAATTTCTATTTTAGAACATGAAGCTTGTGAATTTCATAAATTTGATTTGCAAATTCTTTGACATTTTCATAAGAACTACCACCTTCACTAAGAGCTCTTACTGCTAAAGTCCTCCATTGAATGGCATTGGTCTTCATTTCTTCACATCCCTCCATTATTTCTTGTATACAATGCTTTAAAGTTTCTCGTTGCACAACCTTTTTCTCATCAACAAGAGCTCTAATTCCAGTTTTCCAAACGTCTGAAATAAGCTTTGCATTTGTTTGTTGGTCTGACCAATATGGTATTGCAACTGTTGGAACTCCTAAGCACAAAGTTTCTAATGTGGAATTCCAACCACAGTGTGTCACAAAACACCCAACAGCCTCATGAGCAAGAACTTTCAATTGGGAACACCATTTTACCACCAAACCcttttctgttttcttctcaAAATCTTTAGGAAGTTTGGTTTCTTCAGAATCTCTCACCACCCACAAGAAATAACTGGAGCACTCTCTCAAGCAGAATGCTATTTCTTCCATTTGGTCTTCACCAAAGGAAGCCATACTCCCAAATGATACATAAACAACAGACCCTTTTGGCTTATCATCTAACCATTCCATGCATTCTTCACTCTTGAATTGTGTCACCCCATAatcttggtcatcttcataTTGTTTATCTAAAAAGAAAGATGGAATGTTTGGTCCTATGGTCTTAAATTTTGGCCAAACCTTCACAATCCAATCTGCTATCTAAACATGTGTTTAGTCACTAAAGATTACATGCAAGAttggagaaaataaaaattacacatCTATTTAtctcaatatatataaaaataacaagaaaatcattaaaaaaactaattttataaacaaaaactgattttaaaaacaaaaaataattagtcattatattaattaaattaaattaaatactattttaaagactaaaataattattaatatttaaaatattttatattattaataaaatttataaattagtttataattcaTATCTAATAgttacaaagatttttttttactaacaaatactttatattttaaaattggtaattgattgaatatcaattaactaattaattatcaatttataaatttagagattattttaaatattaataattttttagtctataaaacaatgtttaatttaataaatataataataaattattttttatttttaaaaataatatttgtttaacaattttctgattttttttttactggaAAAGTACAAAGTTATAAATATAACTGAGTCATCCATCACATACAGATTATAAAAGAGTTAGTTAGTAATCATGattatttaaaagatatataattTTGCTTTACtttttaatcattaaaaaatgaCATACAGATTTATATTTCTGTATTTCTGATCTTTCTAATCATAAGACAAGTTCTCAAGTAATATGGTTTCAGTGTAACTTGATACAAAACACAAAAGGAAACATATAAGTTAAACAGAATGTATATACATTGAAATTGCTTGGTTGTTACCTCCTTATCCAGCTCATAGAAGGTGTTGCACAGGATCCAATCAGCTTTGTCAATATTGGAGAACTGAGAAACCACAAAATCAAGAAAACCTAAATCTTCATTAAAGAAGAAAGAAGGCATGTCCTGAAGATGAAGTGTAGGCAAGGCAGGAAAAGAAATCTCATCCTGTGTGAGTGGAGATTGCAAGTTCCCCAAGTGAACATGATAGTATATGCTATTCACAGTCATGTTTTGTGTGAGATAAGCAGCACCAACTACGCCAAATCTCTTGGCCACATCCAGTGCCCATGAGAAGAACGAATCATAGACAACACAATCAACATGCTCATCTTTTGATCTACCAAGTTTCTCAAGAAGCTCTGCAAAGGTGAGTGGCCCAACTTCCCAAAAACGTTTCAGATAGAGTTTGTAGTCCCCAGCCTCTCTTGGCCCCCCTTTGTCAAAGCCATCAGAGATGGTTTCAAGGGCGATAGAAGGAGGCACAGTTTGCAGGTTATTGCAGAAGAAACGAGTTGTGACAAGAGTTATTCTGACCCCTTGGCGTTCCAATAGCTTGGAGAATTGAAGCAAGGGATTAATGTGACCTTGAGCTGGATATGTCAATACCAAACAGTGTGCTCTCTTACCCATGTTTGTCTTCTCCATTTTTTGTGATGAATCTCAACTTGTTCTTGGTAACTGCTTGCGATATTGAAGAGATGAGGGATTGATTTACTCGATGTTAGATAGAGACAATAAAAGGATAAAGTGTGGACGGCAGGTAAACTATGTGCTGAATTTGAAATTGCTGACAGCATATATATATAGTActtctttattattaatttctaaatatgGTAACATGAAGGTGGTTTGTAAAGTCTTGTCCTCAAATAAATAAGTATTCTTATAAACTATAATCTTtctaaataaaacatttattccATCTAGTTTTTTATCACCCACAtgtcttctattttttttctctctacaATTTCTTCTCTCTCATCTCCCTACTCTTTTCTTTCTCCATACCTTATCCATTCCAAAGTTTGATCACGTCCAATACTAGTTGAGGAGTCAAGGGTCCCTAGTGCAAAAAGGTCCATTTATGACAATACACTTTTGGTGCTTCTAGTGTCAAATGTTGTCTATCAAAAtgcggtgacattttttaaattaaagcgAGTTTAAAACGGCAACTATGAGTTAAAGTGTCGTTTTAAACCAAGCGTTTTGGTCTACAGAGACGACTATTAGTGGTAGTCGTTGTCTTAGAACAAGTTCTTGCTCTAAGACAACGATTACCACTAATAGTCGTATTTGTAGACCAAACACTTTGGTCTAAAATAGCGGGTTTACCTCAGATTCACCGCTTTACACTCATTTTATTAACCTAATTCATAGTGTGTCACTTATGCTTTCGTATTCGCTTTGTCTTTCTTCTTTGCTTCGTGCTCTCTCTGCTCCTTCTTCATCTTCGAGCTCTTTGCCATTGTGTAAGTTTCTTTCATTCACTCACCattgcttatttgtttctttttttgtttctcttattcGTTTTTGTCCTCCATTGTTGGTGAAGGTTTTCATTGCCTAATGTTTCATTGTCTTCCACCACTGCTCATTGTCTTCCACCACCACTGTCTTCATTGGTTGTTTTTTGTACCTTCATTGGTTCTTCGTCGTTGCTAGCTGCCGCCGCCACTGGTCTTCACCACCACCGTTGCTGAGATTAGGGCACCATGTTTTTTCTCATTCAAAACATgaataactataatttttttaaaaagttattaattaaaGGGAATAAAATGGCGGGTTTTACCGTAGTTGCTGTTTTAAACTAAATGTAACATGACAGCTAAATAGTCACCTTCTTTGCTTGAAGAGAATAGTCTACACGCTGAAAAAAAATGATCagaaatttgttattttaaggCTAAAATAATCGTCGTTTTTCATCATTTTTTCACTAGTAGGTCATTTTTACCTTATTAGATTTTTAAACTGAGTAAGTTTTTGTTTACTTTAAAGATTTCTTCTTCATTCATTTTCCTTTTGATTTTGTCAACAATGTTAGTGAGATTAGTTGAGAAAAATGTTTCTCTCAACTTGGTTAAGTCATActaattttttatgatatttggATACTCACTTTAGGTCTCTAGATTTTGGAGTGGCTCCTCTGTAAAATCATAAGCGTAcagtaattaataataatgcACATTATCATCTTAAGGATCTTACAAGCTATGATTCTCTCAcatcatatttaattataatagagatagacatttaccttaatccatgagagtcctttttttttttaatcagcaaatagcaatgaaattaaataagaccacttcaggggtggtctaacccttatacaacaaaacagattttctCAAAGAGCCTTTCCATTTACATATCAACCAAAAGACTTCCTACTCTCTTTCCCatctcaatcaataataaaagaaacCCAAGAAACAACCTTTTACataaaaaactaaacagaatacatacataccaagggttcaagacaccaatcagagaatGAGAAATTAACTGACGGTATCTTTGATGAGATCCATGACCAAACCTTAATCTGTGTTAGAGAGAAAATTTCAGTGTGATCAACCACTCCacctttaaataaacaattattcctGTGCCTCCATATCTCACTAACCAACGCAATCCACAGGTTTCCCATAATAAGATTAACTGAAATAGGTGCATCCAGAATCTTAAAATGTTCAAAATGAGACCCAGGATCCATACAATCCACTGATCTTATTCCTAACCAGTTATAACAGAGATTCCAAATTAGCCAAGCAACTCTGCATTCGCAAAACAAATGATTTGTTGTCTCCTCTGACCTCCTACACAAGCAACACAAATTACTCTCGATCTCGATTCCTCTTCTCTCTAGATTAACCCTACAAGCAACCTTGTTTTCAATCACTCTCCAAGCTGTGACTTGAGCTGAGGGGAGCGCCTTAATTTCCCAGAAAAATTTATACCTTCTTAAGTCTTCCTCACTACCTTCTCCCCTTAAAAACCCATAAGCGGACTTAACTGAAAACTCAGTTGAATCGCTATCCTTCCAAACCCAACTATCCACTGTTTCTGTCTCTAGTGTCTTATTAGAGATCAACTCTAAAAGTTGACTTTCTTGCTCCTCTTCCCAAGCAAACAGACCCCTTCTCCACCTTAAGTTCCACTTCCACGTCCCGTTTTCCCACAATCCACAATCACATAAAACTGCCTCCTTATTAACAGATAAAGAATATAGCCTTGGAAAAGTGCTCTTCAATTCTTCTGAGACAATCCAATTGTCTGACCAAAACATAATCTCTCTCCCGTTTCCGACCTCCAAATTCAAACGATCTTCAAACTTCCCTCCCCAATCCTCAGACCTCCAGACCTTCCTTAAATCTCTCCACCACAAAGAGACCTTACTTTTATTATCTCGCTGCTCCTTCAAACCTCTCCATCCTCCATACTTAGATTCCAATACCTCCTTCCACAACCCCCCTGCTTCTGTTTTCAAGCGCATATCCATTTTCCCATCAGAGCCAAATTAAACTGtctgacatttataataccaaGCCCTCCTGCTTCCTTAGGTTACAAACCTTATCCCATGCCACCCAGGCAATCTTCCTTCCATCTGACCCCCATCCCCACAAAAAATTCCTCTGCAGACTCACAATCTTCTTTAAAACAATAGACGAAATCttaaaaagagaaagataaaacagtGGTATTGACGACAAGACTGACTTAATTAAACAAATCCTCCCCGCCATCGAGATAAATCTTCCTTTCCACCTGCCTAACCTTTTCTTTACCCTGTTAACCACCTCATCCCATAACTCACCCCTCTTATGACATCCCCCTACAGGCATCCCCAAATATTTAAAAGGAATGCTCATTACCTCACAATTTAGAATTTTCGCAAAGTGAAGAATCTCCGTCTGCTCCACCCCAATCCCACCAAGTCTACTCTTGGAAAAATTCACCTTAAGACCAGATGCCAATTCAAAACAGTTCAACATAacctttaaattaaaaacacttTTGCTCTTTGCCTTACAAAAGAACAAAGTGTCATCAGCATACTGAAGCATATTTACTTTTACCGACTTATTTCCAATCTCCAAGCTCTCAATCAAGTCCTTCTCTACTGCAGTTCTAGATACCCCAGCTAACCCTTCAGCCGCAATAAGAAACAAGAATGGAGCtaatggatcaccttgtctcAGCCCTTTCTTCGGAATAAACTCCTTAGTAGGACTCCTGTTTACGAGAATTGACATCGACGCTGATTCCAAGCAAGCTTTAATCCAGGAAATCCACTTTTCACAAAAACCAAGCTTTCCTAGCATATAGTATATAAAATCCCACCTCACAGAGTCATATGCTTTCTCATAATCCACCTTGAAAAACACacaacttttcttcttccttttcaactCTTCTAAGGTTTCATTGGCTACCAGAATACTATCCAATAACCCCCTTCCTTGAAGAAAGGCAGATTGCCTAACATCGATAACTTTACTGATCACTTTTTTCAACCTGATAGCCAAAATCTTCGAAACTGTTTTATACACACACCCTACCAATGAAATCGGTCTATAATCATTAAGCTGTTGCGGATTatcattcttaggaatcaaacAGATGAAAGAAGCATTTGAACCCCTAGGCCACTTACCATTGACCATAAAATCATTTACTGCTGAGATAAAATCTTCCTTAAGACAATCCCAACAAAACTTAatgaaactgaaattaaaaCCGTCAGGACCAGGGCTCTTCGAACCATCACAACTCCAAACAGCATTCTTAACTTCTTCTTCAGAGACAACTCCGACTAGAGACTCATTATCTCCTTTTGATAACGAGGAGAACTGAACATTGTCCAACCTAACCACTGGCTCGGGCTCCCCAACGAATCTAGCCTCGAAAAACTCCCTGACCTTATTCATTACCACCTCCTTCTCCTCACACCATTGACCGTTCACTTCTACCCCGTTAATCCCGTTTCTCATTCTCCTCCATTTCACCGAAGAATGGAAAAACTTTGTATTTAAGTCACCTTGTTTCAACCAATTTTTCCTTGCTTTCTGTTGCACAATCGCTTCTTGTTTAAATAAGTTCTGACTTTGTTCAGCCAACAAAAGTCTCCTCTCCTCCCGCCCAATCTCATCTAAAAAACCTTCGTCATCTCTTGAGTCCAActcttgaattttcttttgtaataaGATACCTTCTTGATTGACATTCCCAAAAACCTCTCTATTCCACTTCTTCAAATCAAGCTTTAACTTCTTCAATTTCTCCTTTAGTACAAACATCCCTCCTCCCAACACTTCATAATTCTGCCATTTGCTCCGAACAAAATCTAAAAATCGTCCATCTCTTTGCCACACATCTAGACTTCTGAAAGGTTTCGGCCCCCAATCTACCGATGTTGTTTGGAGCACTATGGCACAATGATCAGAAACTAATCTACTGAGGACTAAATGTTTACTGTTCGGCCATACATCCAACCATTCCCTTGAAACAAGAATCATGTCAATTCTGCTCTTAATCGTACCATTCGGCTTGTACCAAGTAAACTTTCTTCCAACCATCGGGATATCCAACAATTCTGTACTTTCAATAAAACCATTGAACCCCTTGATTTCTCTACTATAATCTGATACTGAAACTGTGCTTTTTCTCTCCTCCTTCCTTCTAATTGAATTGAAGTCCCCAACAACACACCACACCCTGTTTTGTTGTCTCTTCCTGATCTCACTAATCTCCTCCCATACCTCATTCCGTGCTTTCAACGAACCGGAGCTATACACATTCACTATCGTAAGTTGCACCCCATCTCCTGCTTTCCAAACTCCTTCAATAACCGAATAAGCTTTTCCATTAAAAAATCCCGTCATATCAAAACTGCTTCTTCTCTACATAGTAATAATTCCTCCTGCATTATTAACTGTCCCATTCTCTAACCATTCAATTTCGTTTGAATCCCACAAATAATAACATAGCTCCTTGCTAATCTCTGAGCACTTTGTCTCCTGTAGGCATACCATTCCAACCTCCTCTTTTCTAATCAAGTCTCTTAAGTATGTTCTTTTCGTGCTTCCACCAATCCCCCTTATATTCATACTAATTAGACTCATCATCTAAAACATTATTCTCCATCAGACAACATCTGTAGTCCCGACTCTCCAAGGTGCTCAGTCTATTTAAAACTACCTCTTCTTCTTTTAACAACGTGAAACCCATCTCCTTACCAGATTTCCACGCCCTCTTGATTTCACCCTGTTCATCTTTTAATCTCaacatttttctatattttctaACATCTCTAACTGAGATAGAAATTTCTGACCTTAAACCCTTTAACGAAACTGACTTAGATAATCTTTCAACCAACGGTGACTTTCCATCTCTTAGAATCGATATATCGCCTACCCCTCCTCCGATATTGTCCAACAACCTCCCTACCGGACAACTAGCAGAAATTAACTCCATCCCACACATCTTATTCTTTGGTGTAATTTCCACCACAGCTCTATCATCAACATCCGTGACCATTGCGCCCCGTACTAGCCCCATCGTACTCATCTTTTCCGTAACTTTTGTTGTCTCGTCGTCTATCTCGCGCACAACAATCCCTTCGATGTCCGCAATCATTGCACCCTGTACTGACCCCTCCATGCTCAACTCTTTCGTAACTTTTGTTGTCTCGTCGTCGGTCTCGCACTCGACGGTCTCTTTGCTTCCTTGATCAAACCTTCTCAACTCACCTTCCTCATCAAGTTGTCCAACCTCTTCGAACTCGCGACCACCGTTCACCTCCACGTCGCTGATTCCCTTCGTATCACCGCCCCGCTTTGAGCTCTCGCTGGCGCCACCCCCCGCGACGCACCATGGCGTTCCAGGCTCGCAAAAGCCAGTACCAGTGTACACCGTCGCCGTCGCCTGCGTTTCTGGAGCGACCCGTGCTCCTTCACCACCGCCCATCACCGTTCCCACGTCGGTCGGCGCTCCAGACGCCGTGAATTTCTTCCCCGCGTCGCCCACCTTCGACTGTGATTGAGAAGGGATGCCGACGACTTTCTCCACTGCAGCTAGCTTCTCCGTCGACGTCTCCACCCTTTCTTCTCTCCCTACCTCTCCGTCGCACCCTCGAAAGTCATCGAGGATTCCGCCTCCGCCTTCCACCATGTTCTCCACTCTTTCCATTCCAAACCCTAATTGCATTGCCACGTCAGCAATTGGGTCTGAAATTGGGTCAGAAATTAGGGTTTCCCCTACCCAACTTTCTGCACTCAATTGGGCTTGAACCGGCCCACTGCAGATTAGGTCATCTGCCCATCCCCCAACAATATTCCCAACTGTAGCCGTTCCACTATTATTCTCtactaatatattattttgtgcCTCCCTTTTTTCCAAGTTGATAATCCCCTCTTTCCTTGGTTCCAACATATTATCATTGTGACTCTTTCTAACAGAAATAATTCCTCCATTAATGCATGTTCCGCCTTTTGAATTTTCTCCCTCTTCTGCCGGATACTGAACAGTCGTCTCCTCCCTTCTCCTCTCTCCTTGTCTACCATCATGATCTGAGTACTCAAACTCTGATAAAACTTCACCTATGCTGGAGTCGAATTGAGCTTCCGATTCATCCTCTGAAGCCACCCCCCACTTGTGGAATGGAAATCCAAGTGAAGAAACAGGGAAAATTTCTTCCTCGAAAAAAACCTGACATAACCTATCATTTATCTTCATTGATTTCGCCTGACTTACCTCCATGCCAAAGGGATTCTAATACTCAACCTTGCATATTCTAACACCTCCTTAGAAATTGTTCTTTCATCAACCTCTACGAGCTTGCCTAAAAGAGCCCCAATGCGTTCAAAACATTGGTTGCTCCAAAGAGCCAACGGTATACCCCTGCATCGGAACCAAACTATCTTCTCAGAGACCGCAAAAGGGTCATCCCATGGAACAATTGACTCAAAAAATCCTTCAAACCATTCTTTGTTGTCTGCAATCAACCTCTTAATTTGTCCCTCTTCTTCACTTGATAGTAACACAAACATTCCTCCTAAGATTCTCACCCTTACTGAATTAAAACCTCCCAAAATAAAATTCTCTTTGATTTTTTGCACATCCGATGCCCTTAACATTTTCCCAATGAAGCATCTCTCCAACCAAAATGACGTCTCCGCATTAACTCTAACATGTGGCAAAAAAACATCTTCTTCCTTCTGAACGCGACCTGCTTTTCCACCCGTAACTACTTGTGCATAAGAGCACTGTTGATTCTTCTGTTTCCAGACTTTTCGATGTAAAGTCGGACTCCGCGGAATGTGCAATAACTTCTCTTGCCTTCTGTATTTCGGTTTGTTTGCCTGAAGCTTCCATGTACCAATCCAAATGGAATCAAGTTGTTTTTCCAAAGCATACTCATCCTTAACTTCATGAAATTTGACAAAACCGAAACGTTTTTTCCTGGCATTTAACTTTCTAGAAATGAAGACGTCTACAACCCTTCCCCAATGTTGAAAAACTCTCCATAAATCTTTTTCTTGAAAATCATTTGGAAAATTAGTGAAAAAGAAAGAAGCTTCTGCCATCACCCTTAAACTTCTCCCATCCCACATGCactacttcttcttcttcagaGAATTGCATACCCTAATTTGCACTAATGTGATTCACTTGTTGAATATTGCAGAACAATATCATAGTGTCCATGAGAGTCCCTATGTGAGCAGTTTCTTTAATCTCATTCTCTCAATCTATCTTTTGGCAATTATGTTCTTGTCACACCCTTTATTGATGGCTAACAGTGAAACAAACTTCTTTGTAGAGATAGAACCTTATTTCTATTCTTTCTTCATCTCCATCATAAGAAAATTTTGCATTAGTATTTGGTCCTATGGTCTTTAAGATTTGGCCAAATCTCCCACCCAATCTACTGTAAAAATAAAGTACAAGCTCGGAAagttaacaaatttaaatgtgatttatattttaaaagatgtgaactttaaatataagacatataattatatatgaattatgaaaattaaaaatttatgtgtgatgtttttataaaatttattatattaaatatcattatGAAATTTGACATTATAGAGAAAATTCAAGTTTCAACTATCATttgccaaaaaaaaatatttttaatatggaGAAATCATCAATTATGTGTGATTTTactcttaataatattaatatcatataatttatcaatatttatagttttttatctaaacatttaaaatttagacAGAATTTATTCTTCGTTGTTTTAATTGCTTTACACATTTGAAAACTTGATCATTTAGTTTGTGGTTATCTAATGGgtttaatttttaacatatgCAATGACGTGATAAATTTACGAAAACATTTATGTGATATTAATTATTTGCATTTAACAAGTTGAATAATTTActataaaacattaaataaaatatgaaatatattataaagttaaattattttttgacaCACTGAACTAGTTGGAAATTAAGCATTTAATCTAACTTTATCATAGAATGTGTCACACATGACCCAATAAGAGAGATGTTTTTCACCA
This region includes:
- the LOC137836923 gene encoding mogroside IE synthase-like, yielding MEKTNMGKRAHCLVLTYPAQGHINPLLQFSKLLERQGVRITLVTTRFFCNNLQTVPPSIALETISDGFDKGGPREAGDYKLYLKRFWEVGPLTFAELLEKLGRSKDEHVDCVVYDSFFSWALDVAKRFGVVGAAYLTQNMTVNSIYYHVHLGNLQSPLTQDEISFPALPTLHLQDMPSFFFNEDLGFLDFVVSQFSNIDKADWILCNTFYELDKEIADWIVKVWPKFKTIGPNIPSFFLDKQYEDDQDYGVTQFKSEECMEWLDDKPKGSVVYVSFGSMASFGEDQMEEIAFCLRECSSYFLWVVRDSEETKLPKDFEKKTEKGLVVKWCSQLKVLAHEAVGCFVTHCGWNSTLETLCLGVPTVAIPYWSDQQTNAKLISDVWKTGIRALVDEKKVVQRETLKHCIQEIMEGCEEMKTNAIQWRTLAVRALSEGGSSYENVKEFANQIYEIHKLHVLK
- the LOC137836614 gene encoding uncharacterized protein; translation: MWDGRSLRVMAEASFFFTNFPNDFQEKDLWRVFQHWGRVVDVFISRKLNARKKRFGFVKFHEVKDEYALEKQLDSIWIGTWKLQANKPKYRRQEKLLHIPRSPTLHRKVWKQKNQQCSYAQVVTGGKAGRVQKEEDVFLPHVRVNAETSFWLERCFIGKMLRASDVQKIKENFILGGFNSVRVRILGGMFVLLSSEEEGQIKRLIADNKEWFEGFFESIVPWDDPFAVSEKIVWFRCRGIPLALWSNQCFERIGALLGKLVEVDERTISKEVLEYARLSIRIPLAWR